The Streptomyces sp. NBC_00569 genomic sequence CCTCAACTACCTGCTGACGTCACACGTCTGGCGGCAGGACCACAACGGGTTCTCGCACCAGGACCCCGGTTTCGTGGATCACGTCCTCAACAAGAGTCCCGAGGTCGTACGGGTGTACCTGCCGCCCGACGCCAACACGCTGCTGTCCGTCGCGGACCATGTCCTGCGCAGCAGGGACTACGTCAACGTCGTCGTCGCGGGCAAACAGCCCTGCTTCGACTGGCTCTCCATGGACCAGGCCCGCGCCCACTGCGCGCGCGGCGCCGGAATCTGGGACTGGGCAGGGTCCTCCGGCGGGGACCGCGAGCCCGATGTCGTCCTCGCCTGCGCGGGCGACGTCCCCACCCTGGAGATCCTGGCAGCGTCCGACCTGCTGCGGCGCCACCTGCCAGAACTGGCCGTCCGGGTCGTCAACGTGGTCGACATGACCCGCCTGCTGGCCCGCGATGAACATCCCCACGGGATGAGCGACTTCGAGTACGACGGGCTGTTCACGACGGACAAGCCCGTGATCTTCGCCTACCACGGCTACCCCTGGCTGATCCACCGTCTTGCCTACCGCCGCACCGGACACGGCAACCTCCATGTCCGCGGCTACAAGGAAATGGGCACGACCACGACCCCGTTCGACATGGTCGTCCGCAACGACATGGACCGCTACCGCCTGGTGATGGACGTCATCGACCGAGTGCCCGGCTTCGCTGTCCGGGCCGCCGCCGTACGCCAGCGCATGGCCGACGCCCGCACCCGGCACCACGCGTGGATCCGCGAGCACGGAACCGACCTGCCGGAGGTCGCCGACTGGGCCTGGAGCGCGTAAGGCGCCTTTTGCTCAAAGGAGTTGATCGTCATGACGGAGGCGACGCGCGGCACGACGCCAATTCGAGGGCCGGCGAGCGATGAGTGGTGAACGGAGCGGAACGGCCGCCGTGCCCCGTGCGTTGCGAGGTACGGCAGCCGTGGTCTTCGACACCGACGGCGTCGTCACGGACTCCGCGCGGGTGCACGCCGCCGCGTGGAAGACGGCCTTCGACGGCTTCCTGCACGCCCGGGACCCGCAGGGACAACCGCCCTTCGACCTGCGCGACGACTATCTGCGGTACGTCGACGGGAAATCACGCCTCGACGGAGCCGCCGCGTTCCTCCGCGCCCGGGGGCTCCACCCGTCCGGTACGGAGATCCAGGCCGTCGCCGACCACAAGGAAGTGCTCTTCACCGAGCGGCTGCGCGCCGAGGGCGTCGACGCCTATCCGGGCACGGTCCGGCTGGTGCGGA encodes the following:
- a CDS encoding HAD family hydrolase, coding for MSGERSGTAAVPRALRGTAAVVFDTDGVVTDSARVHAAAWKTAFDGFLHARDPQGQPPFDLRDDYLRYVDGKSRLDGAAAFLRARGLHPSGTEIQAVADHKEVLFTERLRAEGVDAYPGTVRLVRTLRSAGMPMAAASASRHAGELLERAGVRDLFDVLVDGVEAGRLALPGKPDPALFLEAARRLGVPARLTAVVEDALAGVEAGRRGGFGLVVGVDRARTPDTRGALLKRGADLVVDDLGELLGEG